The Deltaproteobacteria bacterium genome has a window encoding:
- a CDS encoding methylamine utilization protein, producing the protein MKYYLKSKDITSLRAQRSNLDGKGRGNGIASLPSAPRNDRPPLRLRQPFRLHVWPILFFLLLVAHGVSIAAAADLKGKVVDEQGNSVPQAVVFVQTPAAAKATTPRKATLDQIDKQFVPNVLPIAVGTEVQFPNHDQIHHHVYSFSRVKSFDLPLYKGETAPAVAFDQPGVVDVGCNIHDWMSAVILVVPSPYYATTDANGAFVLSNLPPGAYSLVSWHERSRTKIADTAKDVRVGGSIPELTFTLSLKPAQVRPATSGQRGSR; encoded by the coding sequence GTGAAATACTATCTGAAAAGCAAAGACATTACGTCATTGCGAGCGCAGCGAAGCAATCTCGATGGCAAAGGGAGAGGCAATGGGATTGCTTCGTTGCCTTCGGCTCCTCGCAATGACAGACCTCCCTTACGGCTCAGACAACCTTTTAGACTTCACGTGTGGCCTATCCTCTTTTTTCTCTTGCTCGTCGCTCATGGTGTCAGTATTGCGGCTGCAGCCGACCTCAAAGGAAAAGTTGTGGATGAACAAGGCAACAGTGTCCCCCAAGCCGTGGTTTTCGTGCAGACACCAGCAGCGGCAAAGGCTACGACTCCACGCAAAGCCACACTCGATCAAATAGATAAGCAGTTTGTTCCCAATGTTTTACCGATCGCGGTCGGGACCGAGGTGCAATTCCCGAATCACGACCAGATTCATCATCACGTGTACTCGTTCTCGCGCGTCAAGAGTTTTGATCTGCCATTATATAAAGGTGAAACAGCTCCCGCGGTCGCCTTCGATCAACCAGGAGTCGTTGACGTCGGCTGCAACATCCATGATTGGATGTCGGCGGTTATTTTGGTTGTCCCCTCTCCCTATTATGCGACGACAGATGCTAATGGCGCCTTCGTCCTGTCGAACCTCCCACCCGGCGCCTATTCTTTGGTGTCATGGCATGAACGCAGTCGCACGAAAATCGCCGATACGGCCAAGGACGTACGTGTGGGCGGTAGCATCCCTGAACTCACCTTCACCTTGAGCCTGAAACCCGCGCAAGTCCGCCCCGCGACCAGTGGACAACGAGGATCTCGATGA
- a CDS encoding HAMP domain-containing protein, which yields MVSRQVQSILTRELQVTDQVFRRVMKARAEHMLEKAELLASDFALKKAFATRDDLTLLSVAQNYRDRTKGDVLWLTDETGVLFADSSGKFAGGKELAILPAFEEAFTAAAPTVLVIEIDDKIFQFMVVPILAPRVIGFLLLGTSIGDITVQQLKEETGSEVSFLTQARLFSSSWLSTERELLTSNQLPMQAIFQHPPDQTFLLTLNGERFLSLLVPIQAQLSAPLYALVQRSYDAALAPLSALRWNIVGIGFAALLGALLLGSRLTAGITAPIQTLVQSMQHVLRGNFSQRIAVKRQDEIGFLGSSFNEMVSGLEEREQLKDTFGRFVHKMWPMPCSTAMFPLLANDARSVFCFKIFVASPPLVSALTRQSWFACSISFSLRWLPQLKPKEEWSSNLPVTASWHCLAHRMYILTAQPALCARHSAWLTDSHH from the coding sequence ATGGTGAGTCGTCAGGTCCAATCAATCCTGACACGCGAACTCCAAGTCACGGATCAAGTGTTTCGACGCGTCATGAAAGCACGCGCCGAGCACATGCTTGAGAAAGCAGAATTGCTCGCTTCTGACTTCGCTCTGAAGAAAGCCTTTGCCACGCGCGATGACCTAACCCTGCTTTCCGTCGCCCAGAACTACCGCGACCGCACCAAGGGCGATGTCTTGTGGCTGACGGATGAAACCGGGGTGCTCTTCGCTGACTCCAGCGGCAAATTCGCAGGCGGGAAAGAACTGGCGATTCTTCCTGCGTTTGAAGAAGCATTTACTGCGGCGGCACCCACCGTTCTTGTCATTGAGATCGACGACAAGATTTTTCAGTTCATGGTCGTACCGATTCTCGCACCACGCGTGATTGGATTCTTGCTGCTCGGCACCAGTATTGGTGACATCACCGTGCAACAGCTCAAAGAAGAGACGGGGTCTGAAGTCTCATTTCTTACTCAGGCGCGCTTGTTCTCTTCCTCGTGGCTGTCAACCGAGAGAGAACTCCTGACATCGAACCAGCTGCCCATGCAAGCGATTTTTCAACATCCACCCGACCAAACCTTCTTACTCACGCTGAACGGAGAACGGTTTCTTTCACTGCTCGTGCCGATTCAAGCGCAACTTTCGGCTCCGCTCTATGCACTCGTACAACGCTCCTACGACGCTGCGCTGGCCCCGCTGTCGGCTTTGCGTTGGAATATCGTCGGTATCGGCTTTGCAGCACTGTTAGGCGCGTTGCTTCTTGGCAGTCGATTGACGGCTGGCATCACTGCGCCGATACAAACCCTCGTCCAAAGCATGCAACATGTCCTGCGGGGAAACTTCAGCCAACGCATTGCCGTCAAACGGCAAGACGAGATCGGCTTTCTTGGCTCTTCATTCAATGAAATGGTCAGCGGACTCGAAGAACGAGAACAACTCAAGGACACGTTTGGTCGTTTTGTCCACAAGATGTGGCCAATGCCGTGCTCAACGGCCATGTTCCCCTTGCTGGCGAACGACGCGAGGTCAGTATTCTGTTTCAAGATATTCGTGGCTTCACCACCATTAGTGAGCGCACTGACCCGGCAGTCCTGGTTTGCATGCTCAATCAGTTTTTCACTGAGATGGTTGCCGCAGTTGAAGCCGAAGGAGGAGTGGTCAAGCAATTTACCGGTGACGGCGTCATGGCACTGTTTGGCGCACCGAATGTATATCCTGACAGCGCAGCCCGCGCTGTGCGCGCGGCACTCGGCATGGCTCACCGACTCGCATCACTGA
- a CDS encoding adenylate/guanylate cyclase domain-containing protein, with amino-acid sequence MANAVLNGHVPLAGERREVSILFQDIRGFTTISERTDPAVLVCMLNQFFTEMVAAVEAEGGVVKQFTGDGVMALFGAPNVYPDSAARAVRAALGMAHRLASLNERLHQQGFPDLRIGVGIHTGEVVAGLIGPDKRVEYAVVGDPVNLASRIEGLTKELQATIVISETTASRLGPEVKLGRTATMSVKGKEKPVTVVEVLV; translated from the coding sequence GTGGCCAATGCCGTGCTCAACGGCCATGTTCCCCTTGCTGGCGAACGACGCGAGGTCAGTATTCTGTTTCAAGATATTCGTGGCTTCACCACCATTAGTGAGCGCACTGACCCGGCAGTCCTGGTTTGCATGCTCAATCAGTTTTTCACTGAGATGGTTGCCGCAGTTGAAGCCGAAGGAGGAGTGGTCAAGCAATTTACCGGTGACGGCGTCATGGCACTGTTTGGCGCACCGAATGTATATCCTGACAGCGCAGCCCGCGCTGTGCGCGCGGCACTCGGCATGGCTCACCGACTCGCATCACTGAATGAGCGATTACATCAACAAGGATTTCCTGATTTACGTATCGGTGTGGGAATTCACACCGGTGAGGTAGTTGCAGGACTGATTGGACCAGACAAACGCGTCGAATACGCCGTCGTTGGTGACCCCGTGAATCTCGCCAGCCGCATCGAAGGCCTGACCAAAGAGTTACAAGCGACTATTGTGATTTCCGAGACCACCGCCTCACGTCTCGGCCCCGAAGTCAAACTCGGACGCACCGCAACCATGTCTGTCAAAGGCAAAGAGAAACCAGTGACCGTTGTGGAAGTATTAGTTTGA